A genome region from Christensenella minuta includes the following:
- a CDS encoding iron-containing alcohol dehydrogenase: MNMNFNFNNPTNLYFGTGMLNELGTLPMPGKKAMVLISNGKSTKANGYLDRTLEQLQKAGVETALFDKIMENPVKEVIMEGAAFARGTNCDFIVALGGGAVIDSSAAIAAMATNEGDLWDYVFGGTGKGKPLGKKGLPIVAIATTSGTGSEMNGFGVISNLETKEKIGFGNPGLTPVLAIVDPGLMTTVPAKYTAYQGFDALFHNTEVMMSKGVNILSEAIALSAIENIAKYLPRAVKDGKDIEAREHVAYGSTMAGVTMQLTSTTAQHSMEHSMSAYHHNLPHGAGLIMISKAFAEFFIERHACDGQFIKMARAMGLENAAKPEDFITALMKLQEECGVSGLKMSSFGFAPDEAMTLAKGARFMQGGLFAANPCEMTDEDCAGIFKKSYR, translated from the coding sequence ATGAACATGAACTTCAATTTTAACAACCCTACAAATCTTTATTTCGGCACGGGAATGCTAAATGAATTGGGAACGCTCCCAATGCCCGGAAAGAAAGCAATGGTGCTGATTTCTAACGGAAAATCCACGAAAGCGAACGGTTATCTTGACCGTACGCTGGAGCAGCTTCAAAAGGCAGGAGTAGAAACGGCGCTGTTTGACAAAATTATGGAAAACCCTGTAAAAGAAGTTATTATGGAAGGTGCCGCGTTTGCGAGAGGAACCAACTGCGATTTCATTGTTGCGCTTGGAGGCGGCGCAGTAATCGACTCATCTGCGGCAATTGCAGCAATGGCTACGAACGAAGGGGATTTATGGGATTATGTATTCGGTGGAACAGGGAAAGGCAAGCCGCTTGGCAAGAAAGGACTTCCGATTGTTGCGATTGCAACCACTTCCGGTACCGGTTCGGAAATGAACGGATTCGGGGTTATTTCAAATCTGGAAACGAAAGAGAAAATTGGGTTCGGCAACCCGGGGCTTACCCCAGTATTGGCGATTGTTGATCCGGGACTCATGACGACTGTACCTGCTAAATATACGGCTTATCAGGGATTTGACGCACTGTTTCACAATACCGAAGTTATGATGTCGAAGGGCGTGAATATTTTGAGCGAAGCAATTGCCCTGTCTGCGATTGAAAATATAGCAAAATACCTGCCCCGCGCTGTAAAGGATGGAAAGGACATTGAAGCAAGAGAACATGTTGCTTATGGTAGCACTATGGCGGGTGTTACGATGCAGCTTACCTCTACCACGGCACAGCACAGCATGGAACATTCTATGAGCGCGTATCATCATAATCTTCCGCACGGTGCCGGCCTGATTATGATTTCAAAAGCCTTCGCTGAATTTTTTATCGAAAGACACGCCTGCGACGGGCAGTTTATTAAAATGGCGCGGGCTATGGGATTGGAAAATGCAGCTAAGCCGGAGGACTTTATTACGGCCCTTATGAAATTACAGGAAGAGTGCGGCGTATCCGGCTTGAAAATGAGCAGCTTTGGATTTGCGCCAGATGAAGCCATGACACTGGCGAAAGGCGCGCGGTTCATGCAAGGAGGACTGTTTGCGGCAAATCCCTGTGAAATGACAGACGAGGATTGCGCCGGAATTTTTAAAAAATCTTATCGCTAA
- a CDS encoding BlaI/MecI/CopY family transcriptional regulator has product MTETLTYSEWMVMNALWGRDPQPLSGVIEAMGGTVAWSYRTYASYLKKLCDKGFVGFEAKGRDKFYYPLVRREDCIRAESRSLLKKVSSRSRKDLLLCMIEESGLRDEDQAELKTLIDRLGESK; this is encoded by the coding sequence ATGACGGAAACTTTGACTTACAGCGAATGGATGGTTATGAATGCGCTCTGGGGCAGGGACCCGCAGCCTCTTTCCGGCGTGATCGAGGCAATGGGCGGGACCGTCGCCTGGAGCTACCGCACCTATGCTTCCTACCTGAAGAAGCTTTGTGACAAAGGCTTCGTCGGCTTTGAAGCCAAGGGCCGCGATAAATTTTATTATCCGCTCGTGCGGCGGGAAGACTGCATCCGCGCGGAAAGCCGCAGTCTGCTCAAGAAAGTCAGTTCGCGCAGCCGGAAGGACCTGCTCCTGTGCATGATCGAAGAAAGCGGACTCCGGGACGAGGACCAAGCCGAACTCAAAACGCTGATCGACCGTTTGGGGGAATCAAAATGA
- a CDS encoding Cof-type HAD-IIB family hydrolase has product MQKIKLLALDIDGTLIADMGMNVAPRDMEAIERARGAGVFVTIATGRILETAKRWIHALGIDIPVIICNGADIRDEEKSWFRDSIPKEATRDIMSAYRGTGQKRYIFSDNKIYCTRDDYYQVLFDKWQQGEEAVFPVVIKDTEEEMYREMYADAEKVLVWSPVIELEPELREIARTFAGKYNVVRGEERNVEFNKLGVSKGSGLKKLAELLGVPMECVMAIGDGGNDAEMLRAAGVGVAMENAMEEARAAADYITADVRKCGVAQAIDRFVFGK; this is encoded by the coding sequence ATGCAGAAAATAAAACTATTGGCACTGGATATAGACGGAACACTGATCGCGGACATGGGGATGAACGTCGCGCCCCGGGATATGGAGGCGATCGAGCGTGCGCGCGGAGCGGGAGTTTTTGTAACAATCGCAACGGGGCGCATCCTCGAAACGGCCAAGCGGTGGATCCACGCGCTCGGGATCGATATTCCCGTCATCATATGCAACGGGGCGGATATACGCGACGAGGAAAAGTCATGGTTCCGCGACAGTATACCAAAAGAGGCGACGCGGGATATTATGTCCGCATACCGTGGGACGGGGCAGAAGCGGTATATCTTCAGCGACAACAAGATCTATTGCACACGGGACGATTATTATCAGGTTCTGTTCGACAAGTGGCAGCAGGGGGAAGAAGCGGTGTTTCCCGTAGTCATCAAGGATACGGAGGAAGAAATGTACCGGGAGATGTATGCGGATGCGGAGAAGGTGCTTGTTTGGTCTCCCGTTATCGAACTTGAACCGGAGCTGCGGGAAATAGCCCGAACTTTCGCGGGGAAATATAACGTTGTACGCGGCGAGGAACGCAATGTGGAATTCAACAAGCTCGGCGTCTCTAAGGGCTCGGGCCTCAAAAAACTGGCGGAGCTTCTCGGCGTGCCGATGGAGTGCGTAATGGCCATCGGCGACGGCGGCAACGATGCAGAGATGCTTCGCGCGGCGGGCGTGGGCGTTGCGATGGAAAACGCGATGGAAGAGGCGCGGGCAGCGGCGGACTATATTACGGCGGATGTGAGGAAATGTGGCGTTGCGCAGGCTATCGACCGGTTTGTGTTTGGAAAATAA
- a CDS encoding MerR family transcriptional regulator, which produces MYYSIGEVANATGIAISTLRYYDREGMFPHMERSNGGIRVFSDKEIDTLKVIECLKSSGMSIKAIKEFLIWCQEGDSSLHKRREMFHARLEEVEKQIEALQATKNMLKYKCWYYDTAIEAGTEETVKNMLPEEIPENVRDYKI; this is translated from the coding sequence ATGTACTATTCAATCGGCGAAGTAGCAAACGCTACCGGAATTGCTATATCTACTTTGCGATACTATGACCGCGAAGGTATGTTTCCACATATGGAGCGAAGCAACGGCGGTATTCGTGTCTTTTCCGATAAAGAGATTGATACGCTTAAGGTGATTGAATGCCTGAAATCTTCGGGTATGTCGATAAAAGCAATTAAGGAATTTTTGATCTGGTGCCAAGAGGGTGATAGCTCTCTCCATAAGCGCCGGGAAATGTTCCATGCCCGTTTAGAAGAAGTGGAAAAGCAGATCGAGGCATTGCAGGCAACAAAAAATATGCTGAAATATAAGTGTTGGTATTATGATACTGCCATTGAGGCAGGAACGGAAGAGACCGTAAAAAATATGCTGCCTGAGGAAATCCCGGAAAATGTCAGGGATTACAAAATATAG
- a CDS encoding Na/Pi cotransporter family protein gives MDLWSILMLIGGLGLFLYGMKLMSDGLEAAAGDKLRTGLELMTKNRFSALGLGAGVTAVIQSSSATTVMVVGFVNAGLMSLTQAINVGIGANIGTTITAQIVALKVTQFAPIVLFAGVVIMLFVKKRSVRRIGEIIGGLGILLFGMELMSEAVAPLREYQPFIDLLSSFQNPWIGLAAGLAVTAIIQSSSATMGIIQAFAMQGVMGLDSAVYVILGLNIGTCVTAILASISGTKTAKRTAVALLFFNIIGAFIFMVAMRFLPIVDWIKSWTPGSPVNQLANFHTFFNVVCAFIFIGIPQVLTKLSYFFVRGEDKQLEGKKLKYIDKNADSAPVAVGQAILEVSRMERLSGENFNLAIRSFLERDEKLINEVGENEKVVNYLNHEITDALANVSQTGLSEVDSRTVTGLLHVIMDIERISDIAQNIADIAAIRLDKKIKMSKKGAVEIQFMADKIGEAFRLLREALKEGNLESAQRVIEIEDEVDRYEAKIKKNHVKRLKKGECSAQASTVFTDVITMCERVADHVANIAAVYLRGEMQ, from the coding sequence ATGGATTTATGGAGTATTCTAATGCTCATCGGAGGTCTCGGGCTGTTCCTTTACGGCATGAAGCTGATGTCGGACGGCCTTGAAGCGGCGGCGGGCGATAAGCTGAGGACGGGGCTCGAGCTGATGACGAAGAACCGCTTTTCGGCGCTTGGGCTTGGCGCGGGCGTAACGGCGGTTATCCAAAGCTCATCGGCGACTACGGTTATGGTCGTAGGCTTCGTGAATGCCGGGCTGATGTCGCTCACACAGGCGATCAACGTTGGCATCGGCGCCAATATTGGTACGACGATCACCGCACAGATCGTGGCCCTCAAGGTGACGCAGTTTGCACCGATCGTCCTTTTTGCGGGCGTGGTTATCATGCTGTTCGTGAAGAAACGTTCGGTACGGCGCATCGGCGAGATCATTGGAGGCCTTGGTATCCTGCTTTTCGGCATGGAACTGATGTCGGAGGCGGTCGCTCCGTTGCGGGAGTACCAGCCTTTTATCGACCTGCTGTCTTCCTTCCAGAATCCGTGGATCGGGCTTGCGGCGGGGCTTGCAGTGACGGCCATTATCCAGAGCTCATCGGCGACGATGGGTATCATCCAGGCATTTGCCATGCAGGGAGTCATGGGGCTCGATTCCGCGGTGTATGTGATCCTCGGCCTCAATATCGGGACCTGCGTCACAGCGATCCTGGCAAGCATCTCCGGAACCAAGACGGCCAAGCGTACGGCGGTCGCCCTGCTGTTCTTTAACATCATCGGCGCATTTATCTTTATGGTCGCGATGCGGTTTTTGCCCATTGTGGACTGGATCAAATCGTGGACGCCCGGCTCGCCTGTCAACCAGCTCGCCAACTTCCATACCTTCTTTAATGTGGTTTGCGCGTTTATCTTTATCGGCATCCCGCAGGTATTGACGAAGCTATCCTACTTCTTTGTGCGCGGCGAAGATAAACAGCTCGAAGGCAAGAAGCTCAAATATATCGACAAGAATGCGGACAGCGCGCCCGTCGCGGTCGGCCAGGCAATCCTCGAGGTTTCACGGATGGAACGGCTTTCCGGCGAAAACTTCAACCTTGCGATCAGGAGCTTCCTTGAACGGGATGAGAAATTAATCAACGAGGTCGGGGAAAATGAAAAGGTCGTCAATTACCTCAACCATGAAATCACGGATGCGCTGGCAAACGTCAGCCAGACAGGCCTTTCCGAGGTGGATTCGCGTACGGTGACGGGTCTGCTGCACGTCATTATGGATATTGAACGCATTTCGGATATCGCCCAGAACATCGCCGATATCGCGGCGATCCGTTTGGATAAAAAGATTAAAATGTCCAAGAAGGGCGCGGTGGAAATCCAGTTTATGGCCGATAAGATAGGCGAAGCGTTCCGCCTGCTGCGCGAAGCGCTCAAGGAAGGCAACCTCGAAAGCGCGCAGCGCGTGATCGAGATCGAGGATGAGGTTGACCGTTATGAGGCCAAGATCAAAAAGAACCATGTCAAGCGCCTTAAAAAGGGCGAGTGCAGCGCGCAGGCCAGCACGGTGTTTACGGATGTAATCACCATGTGCGAGCGC
- a CDS encoding M56 family metallopeptidase, which produces MSILRILLEITVYSALLMALILLLKRLFKKQFSPSLQYFIWFLLIARLAIPFTVQSSFGLVTIPQEAVPAAAQAEETAEAPAAPREEPAAVRQQAQAPVSINAKEAGMGNSVTADPGNLPGTADPTLSAGDTSPAGPAIKPETVFLAVWLAGIAAVALKTAGGCLSLSRRIRRSCVLPPADVMRTINKVRRELGIRRRLRVLVQNSASSPALTASFLPKLILPISLLGHPARLHFAVRHELVHFKRGDYIVCLLMLILRAVYWFNPVVWLMQKPIKTDMEAACDNIATAALPPEAKKAYARTILEMFSCRMCPQPVLGMSLQNNKKTAEKRIRGIFMKSNTKRGIRFISVFAAVLLVAVCFTTACQPSLEVYSGITDHDKFAKGTSVAGIAMGGLTFEEGKRALQPVVDDFLYRQVEYTVKNIETPYRHLLSELGVWMDAEAALAHAMKNGGEEKNFPMELTVDDARIKAAIAEDSADWNQPEASYSVEKEADEDALTTSGRIVRNEPGTFFRVDEDALLEQIRKQIENQDLRSFAAPGKTETAVPVAGRELVLMGSATTAVGRGSSESRKYNIWKISNILNGAIIHPGETFSINDTVGDRTVENGWALAPGIENGTYTQQAGGGICQVSSTMYNAALRAEMKIVERVPHTIMASYVPQGMDATISTGGPDFRIGNPYDCDIILIVNCDIPSSQVTVDFYGQVPRNYSLLFESVLDSEEPLPDVQYKTNSSLDKYAVKLTKVGQPGEQYTVYAQKYGKETDQPIGEKYKVTTSTYSATAPVVEVGSGIPLPADGTPLEDVMAQAAELQAAKEAADQVPSPALPTPVLPDGSAPAA; this is translated from the coding sequence ATGAGCATACTGCGGATATTGCTTGAAATCACCGTTTATTCTGCTCTCCTTATGGCGCTGATCCTTCTCTTGAAACGCCTTTTCAAAAAACAGTTTTCCCCCTCGCTGCAATACTTCATATGGTTCCTGCTGATCGCACGGCTCGCAATTCCCTTTACCGTCCAAAGCAGTTTTGGACTGGTCACCATCCCGCAGGAGGCGGTTCCTGCCGCGGCACAGGCAGAGGAGACGGCGGAGGCACCCGCCGCTCCGCGGGAAGAGCCTGCCGCGGTACGGCAACAGGCGCAGGCTCCCGTCTCCATAAACGCAAAGGAGGCAGGTATGGGGAACAGCGTCACGGCTGATCCGGGAAATTTGCCGGGCACGGCTGATCCTACATTGTCCGCCGGGGACACATCGCCCGCCGGTCCGGCCATAAAGCCCGAAACCGTGTTTCTCGCCGTCTGGCTTGCCGGTATCGCAGCTGTAGCCTTAAAGACAGCCGGGGGCTGTCTTTCCCTCTCGCGGAGGATCAGGCGTTCGTGCGTACTTCCGCCGGCGGATGTTATGCGAACCATAAATAAAGTACGGCGCGAGCTCGGTATCAGGCGGCGGCTGCGCGTGCTTGTCCAGAATTCCGCTTCTTCCCCCGCGCTTACCGCTTCCTTCCTTCCCAAGTTGATCCTGCCCATATCCCTTTTGGGCCATCCCGCCCGGCTGCACTTCGCCGTTCGCCACGAGCTCGTGCATTTTAAGCGAGGCGACTATATCGTATGCCTGCTGATGCTTATACTGCGCGCCGTTTACTGGTTCAACCCGGTTGTATGGCTCATGCAGAAGCCCATCAAAACAGATATGGAGGCGGCATGCGATAATATTGCCACCGCCGCCCTTCCCCCGGAGGCAAAGAAGGCTTATGCCCGTACGATATTGGAAATGTTCTCCTGCCGGATGTGCCCTCAGCCTGTTTTGGGGATGTCTCTGCAAAACAACAAAAAAACCGCAGAAAAGCGAATTCGGGGAATCTTTATGAAAAGCAATACGAAAAGAGGAATCCGGTTCATTTCCGTATTCGCCGCCGTCCTGCTGGTCGCGGTATGCTTTACAACCGCGTGCCAGCCTTCCCTTGAAGTCTATTCCGGTATCACGGACCACGATAAATTTGCCAAGGGAACCTCCGTTGCCGGGATCGCCATGGGCGGTCTGACCTTCGAGGAGGGAAAACGCGCTCTCCAGCCTGTCGTGGACGACTTCCTCTACCGGCAGGTGGAATATACCGTAAAAAATATCGAAACCCCTTACCGGCATCTCCTTTCCGAGCTGGGCGTTTGGATGGATGCGGAAGCCGCCCTCGCACACGCGATGAAAAACGGCGGTGAAGAAAAGAATTTCCCGATGGAGCTGACGGTTGACGACGCCCGGATCAAAGCGGCGATCGCTGAGGACAGCGCCGACTGGAATCAGCCCGAGGCTTCTTATTCCGTAGAAAAGGAAGCCGATGAAGACGCCCTTACAACCTCAGGACGGATCGTGCGGAACGAACCCGGAACCTTTTTCCGTGTGGACGAGGACGCGCTTCTGGAACAGATCAGGAAGCAAATCGAAAACCAGGACCTCCGTTCCTTCGCCGCGCCGGGGAAAACGGAAACAGCCGTTCCGGTGGCAGGGCGCGAGCTGGTATTGATGGGGTCCGCCACAACGGCAGTCGGCAGAGGTTCATCCGAAAGCAGGAAATATAACATCTGGAAAATCAGCAATATCCTCAATGGTGCGATTATCCATCCCGGGGAGACGTTTTCCATCAACGACACCGTAGGAGACCGGACGGTGGAAAACGGCTGGGCGCTTGCGCCCGGTATTGAAAACGGTACTTATACACAACAAGCGGGGGGCGGAATCTGCCAGGTGTCATCCACCATGTACAACGCCGCGCTCAGGGCGGAAATGAAGATTGTGGAGCGTGTTCCGCATACCATCATGGCGAGCTACGTTCCCCAAGGTATGGATGCGACGATTTCCACGGGCGGCCCGGATTTCAGGATCGGCAATCCTTATGACTGCGATATCATATTGATTGTAAATTGCGATATTCCAAGCTCTCAGGTTACTGTTGATTTTTACGGGCAGGTACCGAGGAATTATTCCCTTTTATTTGAATCTGTCCTCGACAGCGAAGAACCTCTGCCGGATGTTCAGTATAAAACAAATTCATCCCTTGATAAGTATGCGGTAAAACTTACGAAGGTAGGCCAGCCGGGCGAGCAGTATACGGTTTACGCCCAGAAATACGGTAAAGAAACCGACCAGCCGATAGGCGAAAAATACAAAGTGACCACCTCGACGTACAGTGCAACCGCGCCGGTCGTGGAAGTGGGCAGCGGCATTCCGCTCCCCGCCGACGGAACGCCTCTCGAAGATGTAATGGCGCAGGCGGCGGAGCTTCAGGCGGCGAAGGAAGCCGCAGATCAGGTCCCTTCGCCCGCCCTCCCCACGCCCGTACTGCCGGACGGGTCCGCTCCCGCGGCGTAA
- a CDS encoding DUF2589 domain-containing protein: MKNDKEIRKKLTDAELDEAAGGIIAEQFAELPMSKLVGGPLRAVCDAQKQLARTTEEFIKRVGVETAGTDGKK, encoded by the coding sequence ATGAAGAACGATAAGGAGATTCGGAAAAAGCTGACCGATGCGGAACTTGATGAAGCGGCAGGCGGAATAATAGCGGAACAGTTTGCGGAACTCCCCATGTCGAAGCTCGTCGGCGGGCCGCTTCGGGCGGTATGTGACGCGCAGAAGCAGCTCGCCCGCACGACAGAGGAATTTATCAAACGGGTTGGCGTGGAAACGGCCGGTACGGACGGCAAGAAATAA
- a CDS encoding tRNA (cytidine(34)-2'-O)-methyltransferase — MAVQVVLIEPEIPQNTGNIARTCVVTGSVLHIVGPMGFSLDEKHVRRAGLDYWKDLTLYMYESVEELYQKYPEGDFWYFSSKVQKNFDQAAYSEDCFLVFGKETAGLPKGLLDRNAARAVRIPMQSGQRCLNLSNAVCVGVYEALRQNGYFHMK, encoded by the coding sequence ATGGCAGTTCAGGTTGTTCTCATTGAACCGGAAATCCCGCAGAACACGGGAAATATTGCACGCACTTGCGTTGTTACGGGGAGCGTGCTCCATATTGTCGGGCCAATGGGCTTTTCACTCGATGAAAAGCATGTGCGCCGCGCCGGTCTTGACTATTGGAAGGACCTTACCTTATATATGTACGAAAGTGTTGAGGAGTTATACCAAAAATACCCGGAGGGAGATTTTTGGTATTTTTCTTCCAAGGTGCAAAAGAACTTCGATCAGGCGGCTTATTCGGAGGACTGTTTTTTGGTGTTTGGCAAGGAAACGGCAGGGCTTCCCAAGGGGCTTCTGGACCGGAATGCGGCCCGGGCGGTCCGCATTCCAATGCAAAGCGGGCAGCGGTGCCTGAACCTTTCCAACGCAGTGTGCGTGGGGGTCTATGAAGCGCTGCGCCAGAACGGCTATTTTCATATGAAATGA
- a CDS encoding Lrp/AsnC family transcriptional regulator produces MMEKDLKLEILDILEDNAKTTADEMALMLNVDAATIEKTVKELEDEKAIIKYSALVNRDVVDEDAGAEALIEVEITPQRDYGYDDMAKRIYRFEEVRAVYLMAGTYDLCVRIKSRSMKDISKFVFEKLSVIDGVTKTVTVFIMRKYKEQGVILVGDETDERLVVTP; encoded by the coding sequence ATGATGGAGAAGGATTTAAAGCTGGAGATTCTCGACATACTGGAAGACAACGCCAAGACGACGGCAGACGAAATGGCACTTATGCTGAATGTGGACGCCGCTACAATAGAAAAAACGGTGAAAGAGCTTGAGGACGAAAAGGCCATCATCAAATACAGCGCGCTTGTAAACCGCGACGTAGTAGATGAGGATGCGGGCGCGGAAGCGCTGATCGAGGTGGAGATCACGCCGCAGCGCGATTACGGCTACGACGATATGGCAAAACGTATCTACCGCTTTGAGGAGGTGCGCGCGGTCTACCTGATGGCGGGTACGTACGATTTGTGCGTGCGTATCAAGAGCCGCAGCATGAAAGATATTTCCAAGTTCGTATTTGAAAAGCTTTCGGTCATCGACGGGGTCACAAAGACGGTCACCGTATTCATTATGCGCAAATATAAGGAACAGGGCGTGATTCTCGTGGGCGATGAAACGGATGAAAGATTGGTGGTCACCCCGTGA
- a CDS encoding aldo/keto reductase: protein MIAETDEIPQANHFNFETKTVTLNSGYEMPVYGIGTYSLLNEECVNSVSAALENGVRLIDTAYIYHNEESVGEAVRSSGIAREEIFVTTKLYPNQFENAEAAIDEALDKLDIGYIDLMLLHHPGDKDADAYHAMEKAVAEGKIRSIGLSNWYIEELEEFLPQVSITPALVQNEIHPYYQENDVIQYIQNSGIVVQGWYPLGGRGHTQELLNDPVIAEIAAAHRKSSAQVILRWNLQKGVTVIPGSSNPDHIKENTELFDFELTGAEMEQINALNRNEKHDWY, encoded by the coding sequence ATGATTGCCGAAACAGACGAAATACCACAGGCAAATCATTTTAACTTTGAAACAAAAACGGTAACTTTGAACAGTGGTTATGAAATGCCGGTTTATGGAATTGGCACCTACAGCCTTTTGAATGAAGAATGTGTAAATTCCGTTTCGGCAGCCTTGGAAAATGGCGTTCGCCTGATTGATACCGCCTACATATATCATAACGAAGAAAGCGTTGGAGAAGCAGTTAGAAGTTCCGGCATTGCAAGGGAAGAAATTTTTGTAACCACAAAACTATATCCAAACCAGTTTGAAAATGCCGAAGCTGCCATCGATGAAGCGCTGGATAAACTGGATATAGGGTATATCGACCTCATGCTGCTTCATCACCCGGGGGATAAAGACGCAGACGCCTATCATGCAATGGAAAAGGCTGTAGCAGAGGGCAAAATCCGCTCCATAGGTTTATCTAACTGGTATATTGAGGAGCTGGAAGAATTTTTACCACAGGTCAGCATTACCCCCGCATTGGTACAAAACGAAATACATCCTTACTATCAAGAAAATGATGTGATCCAGTATATTCAAAATTCTGGAATTGTAGTACAGGGATGGTACCCGCTTGGCGGCAGGGGACATACGCAAGAATTATTAAACGACCCTGTTATTGCGGAAATTGCCGCAGCGCACAGAAAGTCATCAGCGCAGGTCATTCTTCGCTGGAATTTGCAAAAAGGTGTGACAGTCATACCTGGTTCCAGTAATCCCGATCACATCAAAGAAAATACGGAGTTATTTGATTTTGAATTGACCGGCGCGGAAATGGAACAAATTAATGCTCTAAACCGAAACGAGAAGCACGACTGGTACTAA
- a CDS encoding pyridoxal phosphate-dependent aminotransferase: MRKFIAKTVEEMPPSGIRKFFDIASEMKDIISLSVGEPDFVTPWNVREAAIASIERGYTHYTSNHGNPALRRLIARYLRERYGTSYDWKTQTIVTVGASEALDLAFRAVIEPGDEVLVPAPSYVSYMPGVAFAGGVAVPIETKECDGFTVTAQALEAAVTPKTKAIILPYPNNPTGAVMTKEQLAAIVPVIEGSDLFVISDEIYSELTYGGRHCSIASFAEMYPRTVVINGFSKAFAMTGFRLGYAAGSEEMIAAMVKIHQYFMLCAPTASQHAGEEALRHELDTDFAQVNKMVSDYNRRRTFVYNAFKKMGLSCFEPRGAFYVFPNISGMGMTSEEFCHKLIHEKHVACVPGTAFGAAGEGFMRCSYASSMDNLKEALKRIAEFVDECRK, encoded by the coding sequence GTGAGAAAGTTTATTGCGAAAACAGTGGAAGAGATGCCGCCTTCCGGAATACGGAAGTTCTTCGATATTGCGAGTGAAATGAAGGACATTATTTCCCTTTCCGTGGGCGAGCCTGATTTTGTAACGCCGTGGAACGTCCGGGAAGCGGCCATTGCATCGATTGAGCGCGGTTATACGCATTATACGTCCAACCACGGCAACCCGGCGCTGCGCAGGCTGATTGCGCGTTACCTGCGCGAGCGTTACGGTACAAGCTATGACTGGAAAACACAGACAATTGTGACGGTGGGCGCCAGTGAGGCGCTGGACCTTGCTTTTCGTGCGGTCATCGAGCCCGGCGACGAGGTCCTCGTGCCTGCGCCGTCCTATGTTTCGTATATGCCGGGAGTCGCCTTTGCGGGCGGGGTGGCGGTGCCCATCGAAACAAAGGAATGCGACGGTTTTACGGTTACGGCCCAGGCGCTTGAAGCGGCGGTCACGCCGAAAACAAAAGCGATCATCCTGCCGTATCCAAACAACCCGACGGGCGCGGTTATGACGAAAGAACAGCTTGCGGCCATCGTACCGGTAATCGAAGGAAGCGATCTGTTTGTAATTTCGGATGAAATCTATTCTGAGCTCACCTACGGCGGACGGCATTGCTCTATCGCTTCGTTTGCGGAGATGTATCCGCGTACGGTGGTCATTAACGGGTTTTCCAAGGCGTTTGCCATGACGGGCTTCCGGCTCGGCTATGCGGCCGGGTCCGAGGAGATGATCGCCGCCATGGTCAAAATCCACCAATATTTTATGCTGTGTGCGCCTACGGCCAGCCAGCACGCGGGCGAGGAAGCGCTCAGGCACGAACTAGATACGGATTTTGCGCAGGTAAATAAAATGGTGTCGGACTATAACCGCCGCCGGACTTTTGTTTACAATGCCTTCAAAAAAATGGGGCTTTCCTGCTTTGAACCCCGCGGTGCGTTTTACGTATTTCCGAACATCTCGGGAATGGGAATGACGTCTGAGGAATTTTGCCATAAGCTGATTCATGAGAAGCATGTGGCGTGCGTGCCGGGAACGGCGTTTGGTGCGGCGGGCGAGGGCTTCATGCGCTGTTCGTATGCGTCGTCCATGGACAACCTGAAGGAAGCGCTGAAAAGAATCGCGGAGTTTGTAGACGAATGCAGAAAATAA
- a CDS encoding (2Fe-2S)-binding protein — MAMENKVICNCKQVTLADIESALRNSKNMTDVTSAFDDVQKVTHCSTGCGQCHDKIMDVISDMMYNII, encoded by the coding sequence ATGGCAATGGAAAACAAGGTAATCTGCAACTGCAAGCAGGTAACGCTCGCGGATATCGAAAGCGCTCTGCGGAATTCAAAAAACATGACGGATGTTACGTCCGCATTTGACGACGTGCAAAAGGTGACGCATTGCTCCACTGGCTGCGGCCAGTGTCACGATAAGATCATGGACGTGATTTCCGATATGATGTACAACATTATCTAG